gctgcatcccacaacatcccacCACTTcgcagcacaacccagcaccagcccaccacatcccagccccatcccagcaccatcgcAGGACAtcccagagaagggcagaagaagcagagaagggctgcccgctgggcacagggggtgccttctagctgccgtcccgtgccctgtcctgcagtcccctcctcatgctatgtggaacgccatggCCAGtagtgcggctgccattttagaaccttcgccgcatcacagccgtcaccttggtcaccgctgccccggccaacgcactcgcctctgagagctctggcagccatgtcaggagcaaagagagcgaggggcgaagCTTGCCCAATTTCCAataggaagggagagctgggggccccagaagcgaagaggaggaggggggccgcctttaagatcaagcggaggaggaaggaaaagagagtgcgtttccatcgcgcctggaccagcgctgtgaccacctccgtggagcccatggaggtggatccacctccggatgagcccatggaggtggatccgcctccggatgagcccatggaggtggatccgcctgcggcacagctggcctggcaccacaccaccgtgccaggccccgcatcggcgccgtcccaccgccgctggtccaggcgctcggctccctacccgctgcgcggcccccgcccccagcattagctgggtggcattagtttccatcagctcctcctctggagccaattctgcgggcccccagctccatcttcacccTGTTATGTCCCcgtccctgtttttcttgttgattttagtgttaagtttagtgttagtgttaggagtaggttattgttcatgttttagagttaggcataggttactcgtagtcttttagtgttaggcataggttcctgtacttgagttaggcataggtttgttgtagtcttttagtgttaggcataggttcctgttcttctgttcgagttaggcataggttagttgtagtcttttagtgttaggcataggttcctgttcatacttgacagttaggggtcgattgctggtgtcaggtggaagtgagcagcgctcactcggtaagcacacaGCTGATTGATCGtgcgaagacatgagtgcgagtgccgtgagcacggaggcccgatggcatcttggatggattgaatttgcagcttgtgacttttgtgttgcagaccgtcgaggcACGAAATGGAGTTGGGGCTCAGGGGAGCAATGGGTGCCTGTGTCACAACCTTCCTGAGCGCCCCTTGCAAGGTAGGTGTGCCTTACTGTGCGCTGCGGCACTGCTGTTCAAACACAGCTGGTGGCACTTTCTGCAGCAGGTCTGCTTGCTGTTAAGCTTTGCCCTTCTTTTGTGTCCTCCTGTCCttttcagctcctgcttccCTCGCCTGCAAGTGGAGCAATGATCAGGTTTGAGGAATCGTTTCCTTGGCAGGCGGTAAAAGACGACACTGCAGGGCATTTCTCCCAGCTGAGATCCCTGAGCCCACACTGGTGGAGAACATGCTGCACCACCACCTCTTCTGCAGGGCCgctttgcagctgctctgtgccctggcTGTAATCGTGCCGGTTTCCAGGTGCCATAAGCCAGTAAGTCGTGCTCTCTGAGGCTGATAGAAAGGCACGGGCAatgggcagggagggaacaATCTGCAGCTGTGGCCTACGGTGCTGTGCGTGGCACTGCTGAGAGTGCCATCGTTTGTCCTGCCCTTCCTTCCATTGCGCGTGTTCCTGATGCACGCCAGGAGCCTTGGggtgctgctcatctgctgtgctgtgctgtgctgtgtgtgctgccaggcagtgtcccagccctgtgcaggcGCTACCCTGCAGGAGATGGCTTTGGGTTCTGGTTTATGTGGGACTTTTGGGCAGGAGACAGAGGTGAAGTTTCTGGTGTGCCCTGATGGCAGGAAGGcagtttgcagtgctggcagccaaagCTGCCCGGGCGGTGCCTTGAGCTCCCCACGCGAGCTGTCAGCCACTTGTTAGCTGTGAAGGTTCCCTGACCGTTTGTGCCTTGATTCTTGTAGGACTGGCACAGTCTTGGGACTCAGTCTGGCGAGGCAGTGAAGAAAGCCAAggcaagtgctgctctgctgaggaaggaagcccagaaggagagcaaaaagaaccGAGCAGGGCTTGAGCGAGAAGGCCCACAGGACACTGGGATCAGCTGGAATGCTTCCTCGGAGGTGGCACCAAAGGCAGCGGACTGAGTCCAGTTTTGTGGCATGGCTGTGCTTTCTCTGTCATGGACAGTGCAGCGGAACTGAGGCACctggaagggaagggcttgTGCTGTGTTCCC
This genomic interval from Lagopus muta isolate bLagMut1 chromosome 32, bLagMut1 primary, whole genome shotgun sequence contains the following:
- the LOC125686181 gene encoding uncharacterized protein LOC125686181 isoform X3, whose amino-acid sequence is MAAELHFSPREIPEPTLMENVLRSGLFFGAVLQLVCVLAITLPVPKRPETDWDGLESKTWETVKKPKASAAQLSKKAKKESKKKRPSRHEMELGLRGAMGACVTTFLSAPCKDWHSLGTQSGEAVKKAKASAALLRKEAQKESKKNRAGLEREGPQDTGISWNASSEVAPKAAD